A genome region from Setaria italica strain Yugu1 chromosome III, Setaria_italica_v2.0, whole genome shotgun sequence includes the following:
- the LOC101775915 gene encoding uncharacterized protein LOC101775915 isoform X1, translated as MTLLPRAAAAARGFQVKVAAGGAGAGESERRGRREDKGGHGTGLSCGSEVAAAFGSGGALGLGIGSAGLRMRIMAQAEEARVMLLQDEEARVTLLQDEEAGGKWSSRPHRIALFVEPSLFASIHALLFSSAQLVSLIRVDHIEELFTGCWKSKMNCCDRFIRMFQNWIRFYFPVQLNLNSTGSMVTVMLCSRLQ; from the exons ATGACACTGCTtccgcgcgccgctgccgcagcgCGTGGGTTCCAAGTCAAGGTGGCGGCAGGCGGGGCTGGGGCCGGGGAGAGCGAACGACGCGGGAGGAGGGAGGATAAGGGCGGCCACGGCACGGGCCTGAGCTGCGGAAGCGAGGTAGCGGCGGCGTTTGGTTCGGGCGGTGCACTGGGCTTGGGGATTGGCAGCGCGGGCTTGAGGATGAGGATTATGGCACAGGCCGAGGAGGCGCGGGTGATGCTGCTGCAGGACGAGGAGGCGCGGGTGACGCTGCTGCAGGACGAGGAGGCGGGCGGCAAGTGGAGCTCCAGGCCGCACCGCATTGCTCTCTTCGTCGAGCCGTCGCTCTTCGCATCAATCCACGCCCTCCTCTTCTCAAGCGCGCAGCTAGTCAGTCTGATTAGAGTAGATCACATCGAG GAGCTTTTTACTGGATGCTGGAAGAGCAAAATGAATTGCTGCGATAGATTTATCCGAATGTTTCAGAATTGGATCCGGTTCTATTTTCCTGTACAACTCAACTTGAACTCAACTGGATCGATGGTGACGGTGATGCTATGTTCAAGGT
- the LOC101775915 gene encoding uncharacterized protein LOC101775915 isoform X2 gives MTLLPRAAAAARGFQVKVAAGGAGAGESERRGRREDKGGHGTGLSCGSEVAAAFGSGGALGLGIGSAGLRMRIMAQAEEARVMLLQDEEARVTLLQDEEAGGKWSSRPHRIALFVEPSLFASIHALLFSSAQLVSLIRVDHIEVYGGDNGAFYWMLEEQNELLR, from the exons ATGACACTGCTtccgcgcgccgctgccgcagcgCGTGGGTTCCAAGTCAAGGTGGCGGCAGGCGGGGCTGGGGCCGGGGAGAGCGAACGACGCGGGAGGAGGGAGGATAAGGGCGGCCACGGCACGGGCCTGAGCTGCGGAAGCGAGGTAGCGGCGGCGTTTGGTTCGGGCGGTGCACTGGGCTTGGGGATTGGCAGCGCGGGCTTGAGGATGAGGATTATGGCACAGGCCGAGGAGGCGCGGGTGATGCTGCTGCAGGACGAGGAGGCGCGGGTGACGCTGCTGCAGGACGAGGAGGCGGGCGGCAAGTGGAGCTCCAGGCCGCACCGCATTGCTCTCTTCGTCGAGCCGTCGCTCTTCGCATCAATCCACGCCCTCCTCTTCTCAAGCGCGCAGCTAGTCAGTCTGATTAGAGTAGATCACATCGAGGTATATGGAGGTGACAACG GAGCTTTTTACTGGATGCTGGAAGAGCAAAATGAATTGCTGCGATAG